In the Candidatus Binatia bacterium genome, TGCGGCGGAGCGGCGCCAGTGCGGCGACACTTCGTACCGGGCGGTGGCGGCGGCGGTGGAGTTGGTCCGCAGGAACGAGGCTGCAGCGCTCGTGACCGCACCCATTGCCAAGGCCCATTGGGCAGCCGCAGGCTACGACGTGCCGGGCCACACGGAGTTGCTTGCGCAGTTGGCCGGCAACGTGCCGGTGCGCATGATGATGGCGGGAGCGCGCTTGCGCGTGGTGCTGATGACCACCCACGTGCCACTTGCCGAAGTGCCGCGCCGGCTCGACCGCGACATCGTCGAGGCGACGATTCGCATCACCCACCGCGCGCTGCAGCAACAGTTCGGCTTGCCCTCCCCGCGCCTGGCACTCGCGGGACTCAATCCCCATGCCGGCGAAGGTGGCTTGTTCGGCCGGGAAGACGAGGAGATTTTGCGCCCCGCGGTGGCGCGGGCCCAACGGCGCGGCATCAAGATCGCGGGGCCGCTGCCGGCGGATACGGTCTTCTTTCAAGCCTACCATGGCGCTTACGACGCAGTGCTGTGCCCCTATCACGATCAAGCACTCGCCCCCTTTAAGTTGGTGCACTTTCACGACGGCGTGAATGTCACCCTCGGGTTGCCGTTCATCCGCACCTCGCCGGATCATGGCACGGCATTCGATATCGCCGGGCAAAACCGCGCCGACCCGCGCAGCATGGCCGCCGCCTTGCTGCTCGCAGCAGAGCTCGCTTGCCACAACCAGCCGTAAGGCGCGCGCCACCTCCGGTAGCGGCGACGCATGCCTCGCCCGTGGTGTGGGGTGGGGCCGCCAGCGGCGAATGGGCCTGGTGGCGTTTCGTAGGGGCGACGCACGCGTTGGCTGGGGTGTGGGATGGGGTGTTAGCGGCGAGTGGCGAATGGATGGCGAGTGGCGAGCAGCGAATCGCGAATGGGGAACACGTCGACTGGTGACGGTGTCGCCGCCGGTGGCCCACGCGTCGCCATCTTGGCACGCGGCACCAACACGCTCGTGGAGGCGACGCATGCGTCGCCCCTACGAGCCCATCATTCATCCCGCCATTCACGTCCAGGGGCGCACGGGCGCATGCTGGGCAGCTACCACCTCCGGATTTTCCGTGTCCGAAGCCCACTGCAGGGGGTTATCCGCAATGTATGGGCGAATGCGCTCCCACTCGTGTTCGTTGCGGATCACGTGTTCGTAATAATTGCGCTGCCACACGGCGGCACGTGGGCTGCCGCGCCAGTGGTTGATACGCTTGCTGACGAGCGATTCGAACGAACCAACAATCAATGGATGCCACCGATTGGCGTCTCGGCCCGCGTAGCCGTGCCGCTGACCCATGATGCACCAGGGGCGACGCATGCGTCGTCCCTACGGCCGCGGGCGTCAGGGGAAATAGAAACGCAAATCGGCGAGCAAGCGCCGCAAGGGAATCTGCCCGTACTTCGGCTGTAAACTGGTGTACACCCAGCGCGAGCCGCACAGCGGAAGGGACAGGCGCGACAAAGGACCGAGCGGCCCCATGCACATCGTGATCACAGGAAACTCGCGGTGCTCCCAAGTGAAGGCGGCCAGGCGCCACACATCATCCGGCTGTTGTGCTTGCAAGGCGAGTTTCACGGCGTCCGCCCCGAGAGCGCGGGCACGCCGAAAGAGCGTGGCGAGCGTTTGTGCCGTTGGTGTGCGTTCGAAGTCGTGATACGACAGCAGC is a window encoding:
- the pdxA gene encoding 4-hydroxythreonine-4-phosphate dehydrogenase PdxA, with the protein product MPARDERPVIAITMGDPAGVGPEVILKALRQPRVRRSLEPLLVGVPTVFVECARRYGWPLHLEPYPRAGRTRKGSLLVKEISTSGPLPLPGARLRAAERRQCGDTSYRAVAAAVELVRRNEAAALVTAPIAKAHWAAAGYDVPGHTELLAQLAGNVPVRMMMAGARLRVVLMTTHVPLAEVPRRLDRDIVEATIRITHRALQQQFGLPSPRLALAGLNPHAGEGGLFGREDEEILRPAVARAQRRGIKIAGPLPADTVFFQAYHGAYDAVLCPYHDQALAPFKLVHFHDGVNVTLGLPFIRTSPDHGTAFDIAGQNRADPRSMAAALLLAAELACHNQP
- a CDS encoding type I 3-dehydroquinate dehydratase; amino-acid sequence: MHDDVAAVRRAVRPGVDILELRIDQFAAHDPAHVAGIAATLRRLRRPLLATVRRAEEGGAQRLADETRCELWRAVLPHVAAIDVELQSAREFAPLLDEARAQGCRVLLSYHDFERTPTAQTLATLFRRARALGADAVKLALQAQQPDDVWRLAAFTWEHREFPVITMCMGPLGPLSRLSLPLCGSRWVYTSLQPKYGQIPLRRLLADLRFYFP